In a single window of the Desulfocurvibacter africanus subsp. africanus DSM 2603 genome:
- a CDS encoding mechanosensitive ion channel family protein, with protein MRRWRLAVLLAAAFITAMPASVITAQDVPPVLGELDDGGEQPAAIPLQAVPDELLESRLNAVFANIPDYRDIRAEARGGVVRLTGRTDNLAGAKEAERLASRLEGVAFVVDEMHIEPQVDIRFEPMLRKLESAIEGLLRLLPVLALALAVVGAFWLLGRAIARWDWLFSRLSGKRLRQYFLRAFVSRLMLLVGIVLGLYVLDLAALVGAIIGAAGLIGLALGFAFRDIAENYLAGFLLSSRSLFSVGDRVDICAHEGKLVRMGMRELILMTYEGNHVRIPNAEVFRSVTVNYSRNPQRECNFSVGVDTGEDLDHVRAVGCGALAGMTGVLHDPEPFMRVEEFGEYAMLVRFHVWVDQRTYSFRKVRSEAKRILKLALDEAGIRMPSPQQEITLRRAGERARDAGAGQKARNPVAEAARQVDVSPEEHIRRQIDEEITRSL; from the coding sequence GTGAGGCGCTGGAGATTGGCGGTGCTGCTCGCAGCGGCCTTCATCACGGCGATGCCCGCATCCGTCATCACGGCTCAGGATGTGCCGCCAGTGCTCGGCGAGCTGGATGATGGCGGGGAGCAGCCAGCCGCGATCCCCCTGCAGGCCGTGCCGGACGAGCTGCTGGAATCTCGGCTCAACGCCGTGTTTGCGAACATTCCGGACTACCGGGACATCCGGGCCGAGGCGCGGGGGGGTGTCGTCAGGCTCACCGGCCGGACCGACAACCTCGCCGGCGCCAAGGAGGCGGAGCGGCTGGCCTCGCGCCTCGAGGGCGTGGCGTTCGTGGTGGACGAGATGCATATCGAGCCCCAGGTGGACATACGTTTCGAGCCCATGCTGCGCAAGCTTGAGAGCGCGATCGAGGGGCTGTTGCGCCTGCTCCCCGTGCTCGCCCTCGCCCTGGCCGTCGTCGGCGCCTTCTGGCTCCTGGGCAGGGCCATCGCCCGCTGGGACTGGCTCTTCTCGCGCTTAAGCGGCAAGCGGCTGCGGCAGTACTTCCTGCGCGCGTTCGTGTCGCGCCTCATGCTCCTCGTGGGCATCGTCCTGGGCCTCTACGTCCTGGACCTGGCCGCCCTCGTGGGCGCCATCATCGGCGCGGCCGGACTCATCGGCCTGGCGCTCGGCTTCGCCTTTCGCGACATCGCCGAAAACTATCTCGCCGGGTTCCTGCTCTCCTCGCGCAGCCTCTTCTCCGTGGGTGACCGCGTGGACATCTGCGCGCACGAGGGCAAGCTGGTGCGCATGGGCATGCGCGAGCTCATCCTCATGACCTACGAGGGCAACCACGTGCGCATCCCCAATGCCGAGGTCTTCAGGAGCGTGACCGTCAACTACTCAAGGAACCCGCAACGGGAGTGCAACTTCAGCGTGGGCGTCGATACCGGGGAAGACCTCGACCACGTCCGGGCGGTGGGCTGCGGCGCGCTGGCCGGCATGACCGGAGTCCTGCACGACCCCGAGCCCTTCATGCGCGTCGAGGAATTCGGGGAGTATGCCATGCTCGTGCGCTTCCACGTCTGGGTGGACCAGCGCACCTACAGTTTCCGCAAGGTGCGCAGCGAGGCCAAGCGCATCCTCAAGCTGGCCCTGGACGAGGCGGGCATCAGGATGCCTTCTCCCCAGCAGGAGATCACGCTTCGGCGCGCAGGGGAAAGGGCCCGGGACGCCGGGGCGGGGCAGAAGGCGCGGAATCCCGTTGCCGAGGCCGCCCGGCAGGTGGACGTGAGCCCCGAGGAGCACATCAGGCGCCAGATCGACGAGGAGATCACGAGATCGCTCTGA
- a CDS encoding bile acid:sodium symporter family protein — MFLLDTFQKVLFLLFLALSMLSIGLVTGMRDLRAVFAARGLLARALLVNFIVVPAVGTAIVLLLPLDPPAAAALLILACTPGGPSALQFTKQAEGTTALAGVLTFLLTLLAVFVSDWLLRLVLAAGIQPVVPRWEAMIYLKAYFLLPLVAGMLLFAWQPGLAARLARPMALAGAVSFIAFMVYTGGARREAMADIEGMALGAMLVFFLLSLVAGWVLGGPARDSRQVMATATSMRNVALCLAMANASPQGHAVLVPLVAFSLLMVPPNMLFTVYGALQARRENHKPA, encoded by the coding sequence ATGTTCCTGCTGGACACGTTCCAGAAAGTGCTGTTCCTGCTCTTCCTCGCACTCTCCATGCTGAGCATCGGCCTGGTGACCGGCATGCGGGACCTGAGGGCCGTTTTCGCAGCCAGGGGACTCCTGGCCCGCGCGCTGCTCGTCAACTTCATCGTGGTTCCGGCAGTGGGGACCGCCATTGTCCTGCTGCTCCCGCTCGATCCGCCCGCGGCAGCCGCCCTGCTCATCCTGGCCTGCACTCCGGGAGGGCCCAGCGCGCTCCAGTTCACAAAGCAGGCCGAGGGCACAACCGCACTGGCCGGGGTGCTCACGTTCCTGCTCACGCTCCTGGCGGTGTTCGTCTCCGACTGGCTGTTGCGGCTCGTGCTGGCCGCAGGCATCCAGCCCGTGGTTCCCCGCTGGGAGGCCATGATCTACCTGAAAGCCTACTTTCTCCTGCCGCTCGTGGCGGGCATGCTCCTCTTCGCCTGGCAGCCCGGCCTCGCGGCGAGGCTGGCCAGGCCCATGGCCCTGGCAGGAGCCGTGTCCTTCATTGCCTTCATGGTGTATACCGGGGGCGCACGCCGGGAGGCGATGGCGGACATCGAAGGCATGGCCCTCGGGGCCATGCTGGTCTTCTTCCTTCTGTCCCTGGTCGCAGGCTGGGTTCTGGGCGGCCCCGCGCGCGATTCCAGGCAGGTCATGGCCACGGCCACGAGCATGCGCAACGTCGCGCTGTGCCTGGCCATGGCCAACGCCAGCCCGCAGGGCCATGCCGTGCTCGTGCCGCTCGTGGCCTTCAGCCTGCTCATGGTGCCCCCGAACATGCTCTTCACCGTGTACGGCGCGCTGCAAGCCAGAAGGGAGAACCACAAGCCGGCCTGA
- a CDS encoding BrnT family toxin, with translation MKFEYDPAKSESNKAKHGIDFEEAQELWQDLDLLEAPVRCEGEPRWLVVGRIGTVMWTGVITYRSDAIRIISVRRARKEEVAHYEKQNHLH, from the coding sequence ATGAAATTCGAGTACGACCCAGCCAAAAGCGAAAGCAACAAGGCCAAGCACGGCATCGACTTCGAGGAAGCGCAGGAGCTGTGGCAGGACTTGGACTTGCTGGAAGCCCCGGTCCGGTGCGAAGGCGAGCCTCGCTGGCTGGTGGTGGGTCGTATCGGGACCGTCATGTGGACGGGCGTCATCACCTACCGGAGCGACGCCATCCGCATCATTTCCGTACGACGCGCCCGTAAAGAGGAGGTCGCGCACTATGAAAAGCAAAACCATCTCCACTGA
- the brnA gene encoding type II toxin-antitoxin system BrnA family antitoxin — MKSKTISTEEFDRRFDEGEDVSASVDWDAARRPNREVKRVNVDFPVWMVRALDKEADRLGVSRQALIKFVLDSHLQGGSRRCE; from the coding sequence ATGAAAAGCAAAACCATCTCCACTGAGGAGTTCGATCGCCGCTTCGACGAAGGCGAGGACGTGTCCGCCTCTGTCGATTGGGATGCCGCCCGCCGCCCCAACCGCGAGGTGAAGCGCGTCAATGTGGACTTCCCCGTCTGGATGGTGCGTGCACTGGACAAGGAAGCCGACCGCTTGGGCGTGTCGCGCCAGGCGCTCATCAAGTTCGTGCTGGACAGCCACCTGCAGGGCGGTTCCCGCCGCTGCGAGTAA
- a CDS encoding HNH endonuclease, producing MATLVESQFKQVAESFGGKSFSTYDYILAFQDAFPAVWVELEEEYGTGGQGAGTHYSSFSRVAHYLNELTKKGYLDKLDYRPAPDGWGNPIIRYWSLSAQAREGQDFPDELPQNILITEGAKRQILVNTYERDSTARQKCIDKWGVKCSACGLDFEKKYGVRGAGFIHVHHLKPISQIGKEYTLDPANDLRPLCPNCHAMIHRSSPIISIDELKEVIKPDY from the coding sequence ATGGCCACTCTCGTAGAATCCCAGTTTAAGCAGGTTGCAGAGTCCTTCGGAGGTAAATCCTTTTCCACGTATGACTATATCTTAGCTTTTCAGGATGCATTTCCAGCTGTGTGGGTTGAGTTAGAAGAGGAATACGGGACTGGTGGTCAAGGCGCTGGCACACATTATAGCTCATTTAGTCGTGTGGCACATTATCTTAATGAGCTTACTAAGAAAGGGTATCTTGATAAGCTCGACTACCGACCCGCGCCTGATGGATGGGGTAACCCTATAATTCGCTATTGGTCCCTGAGCGCGCAGGCTCGTGAAGGCCAAGATTTTCCCGATGAGTTGCCTCAAAATATACTCATAACAGAAGGTGCGAAAAGACAAATACTGGTGAACACATACGAGCGCGACTCCACAGCTAGACAAAAGTGCATTGATAAATGGGGAGTAAAATGCTCTGCCTGCGGTTTAGACTTTGAAAAAAAGTATGGCGTGCGCGGCGCAGGATTCATTCATGTACATCACTTAAAACCCATTTCACAGATAGGGAAAGAGTATACACTAGATCCAGCCAATGACCTAAGGCCCTTATGCCCCAATTGTCATGCAATGATACATAGATCCAGCCCCATCATCTCCATTGATGAACTAAAAGAGGTTATTAAACCTGATTATTAA
- a CDS encoding KAP family P-loop NTPase fold protein, which translates to MYSRLLKISLPSRVEFGFVCLTALGIFFVYLHFSRFVGFLVANRYHFYIAFSILLSALALYYFVKLAINLIRIRSKENQNNTNSFCLMDRPVEQLSDDEFERYSFANSLSKYLVSKRDTNSFVIALEDDWGSGKTSLINMTKQLIRSQYPRCIFININLWMASSLNSVFEVFLTEFEAALKRKKLNTNISSEVLDAFQEFSTAILKLKAGSIDGILKIGWDLLRGKSVLNDNTDIYQKKERLSCLLKSIDQPIVISIDDIERLFSSEVKVVFQLVKIICDFPQVSYLLAYDPKQTGILLKREGIKKPHEFLDKIIDLRLHLPAATYLQRKQFFKKSLDKLLHEYEIQLDDSEARLIGSSTVIASSMLSTPRKITKVLNRSIFIGMPLRGEVNIADIILMQVIQNEFPDLYNIIKSTPKLFCFDTKFTEVDNYTMNIGLESKKRYEQVNCLISPYLKSLIVLKRVN; encoded by the coding sequence ATGTATTCAAGACTATTAAAGATAAGTTTGCCAAGCCGAGTAGAGTTTGGTTTTGTATGCTTAACAGCCTTGGGCATATTCTTTGTCTACTTACACTTTAGTAGATTTGTTGGATTCTTAGTTGCCAACAGATATCACTTCTATATTGCGTTCAGCATCCTCTTGTCGGCGCTGGCGCTGTATTACTTTGTAAAGCTTGCTATTAATCTTATCCGCATTCGCTCAAAAGAAAATCAAAATAATACTAATAGCTTTTGCCTAATGGATAGACCAGTAGAACAATTAAGTGATGACGAATTTGAGAGATACTCCTTTGCAAATTCACTATCCAAATATTTGGTATCAAAACGCGACACAAATAGCTTTGTTATTGCCCTGGAAGACGACTGGGGTAGTGGGAAAACGTCACTGATAAATATGACGAAGCAACTAATTAGAAGCCAGTACCCAAGATGTATATTTATAAATATTAATTTGTGGATGGCCAGTTCGTTAAATTCTGTATTTGAAGTCTTTTTAACTGAATTTGAAGCAGCTCTTAAGCGCAAAAAATTGAATACAAATATTTCAAGTGAAGTGCTAGATGCATTTCAAGAGTTTTCTACTGCCATTCTTAAATTGAAAGCCGGAAGCATTGACGGCATTTTAAAGATAGGATGGGATTTACTAAGAGGTAAGAGCGTTTTAAATGACAATACGGATATTTATCAAAAAAAGGAAAGGTTGAGCTGCCTATTAAAATCAATAGACCAACCAATTGTTATATCAATTGACGACATTGAAAGATTATTTTCATCCGAGGTTAAAGTGGTTTTCCAACTTGTAAAAATAATCTGTGACTTCCCGCAGGTCTCATATTTACTAGCATATGATCCAAAACAAACCGGGATTCTGCTTAAGAGGGAGGGCATAAAAAAGCCTCATGAGTTTCTAGACAAGATAATTGATTTACGACTGCATTTACCGGCAGCAACTTACCTACAAAGAAAGCAATTCTTTAAAAAATCTTTAGATAAATTACTTCACGAATATGAAATTCAACTGGATGATTCAGAAGCCAGACTAATAGGATCCTCTACTGTCATAGCGTCATCTATGCTATCTACCCCACGCAAGATTACTAAAGTGTTAAACAGATCTATATTTATTGGAATGCCACTAAGAGGAGAGGTCAACATTGCGGATATAATTTTGATGCAAGTTATTCAAAATGAATTTCCGGATCTATATAATATAATTAAATCCACTCCTAAATTGTTTTGCTTTGATACAAAATTTACAGAGGTAGATAACTATACAATGAACATTGGTCTTGAATCAAAGAAAAGATATGAACAAGTTAATTGCCTTATATCGCCATATTTAAAAAGCTTGATCGTGCTGAAGAGAGTGAACTGA
- a CDS encoding 2-amino-3,7-dideoxy-D-threo-hept-6-ulosonate synthase — MHVGKAIRLERIFNRNTNRTIIVPMDHGVSVGPIKGLVHVRDAVTRLVEGGANAGLVHRGLVACGHRTQGRDFGLIVHLSASTCLSPFPHAKVLTTTVEDAIRLGADAVSIHVNLGDETERHMLADFGKVASSAANWGMPLLAMVYARGPKVQGEFDPEMVAHCARIGMELGADVVKVPYTGDKATFAQAIEGCCIPVLIAGGPKLDSTRDLLQMVRDSLDAGGSGLSIGRNVFQHEDPVNLVRALNAIVHENKGVEEAFAVVGR, encoded by the coding sequence ATGCACGTCGGCAAAGCCATTCGGCTTGAACGCATTTTCAATCGCAATACCAACCGCACCATCATCGTACCAATGGACCACGGCGTGAGCGTCGGGCCCATCAAGGGACTCGTACACGTCCGCGACGCCGTGACAAGGCTCGTGGAGGGCGGCGCCAACGCCGGGCTGGTCCATCGCGGGCTGGTGGCCTGCGGCCACCGCACCCAGGGCCGCGACTTCGGCCTCATCGTGCACCTGTCGGCCTCCACCTGCCTGTCGCCCTTCCCGCACGCCAAGGTCCTGACCACCACCGTGGAGGACGCCATCCGCCTGGGCGCGGACGCCGTGTCCATCCACGTGAACCTGGGCGACGAAACCGAACGCCACATGCTGGCCGACTTCGGCAAGGTGGCCTCCAGCGCCGCCAACTGGGGCATGCCGCTGCTGGCCATGGTGTACGCCCGCGGCCCCAAGGTGCAGGGCGAATTCGATCCCGAGATGGTGGCCCACTGCGCGCGCATCGGCATGGAGCTGGGCGCGGACGTGGTCAAGGTGCCCTATACCGGCGACAAGGCGACTTTCGCCCAGGCCATCGAGGGCTGCTGCATCCCGGTGCTCATCGCCGGCGGCCCCAAGCTCGACAGCACCCGCGACCTGCTGCAGATGGTGCGCGATTCGCTCGACGCCGGCGGCTCGGGCCTGTCCATCGGCCGCAACGTGTTCCAGCATGAGGATCCCGTGAATCTCGTGCGGGCCTTGAACGCCATCGTGCACGAGAACAAGGGCGTGGAGGAGGCCTTTGCAGTGGTGGGGAGGTAA
- a CDS encoding glycine betaine ABC transporter substrate-binding protein translates to MRFTLKVFLTAMAVLLISAPSAFAAKKVTLAYVEWDCAVASTNVARAVLQEKLGYDVEILPVAAAAMWQAVATGDVDGMVTAWLPETHKNYADRLKGKFENLGPIVGGAKLGWAVPKYVDIDSIADLNKHADKFDGRVYGIDPGAGLMQLSEKAMEEYKLNKFELMEGSGATMTAALADAIKHKQWVVVTAWSPHWMFGRWELKYLDDPKGILGGEEHIDTIVRKGLKQDMPKVYAFMDRFQWDSPDQLQMVMAWNQEPDADPYKNAVRFINENPKLVNGWLGK, encoded by the coding sequence ATGCGCTTCACCCTGAAGGTATTCCTCACGGCCATGGCCGTGCTTTTGATCTCCGCGCCTTCGGCTTTCGCCGCCAAGAAGGTCACCCTGGCCTATGTCGAATGGGACTGCGCCGTGGCCAGCACCAACGTGGCCCGCGCCGTGCTGCAGGAAAAGCTCGGCTATGATGTCGAGATCCTGCCCGTGGCCGCCGCAGCCATGTGGCAAGCCGTTGCAACCGGCGATGTGGACGGCATGGTCACGGCTTGGCTGCCCGAGACGCACAAGAATTACGCCGACAGGCTCAAGGGCAAGTTCGAGAATCTCGGCCCCATCGTGGGCGGAGCCAAGCTCGGTTGGGCCGTGCCCAAGTATGTGGACATCGATTCCATTGCCGACCTGAACAAGCACGCCGACAAGTTCGACGGCCGCGTGTACGGCATCGATCCCGGCGCCGGCCTCATGCAGCTCTCGGAAAAGGCCATGGAAGAGTATAAGCTTAACAAGTTTGAACTCATGGAAGGCAGCGGCGCGACCATGACCGCCGCCCTGGCCGACGCCATCAAGCACAAGCAGTGGGTGGTGGTTACGGCCTGGTCGCCACATTGGATGTTCGGCCGCTGGGAGCTGAAGTACCTGGACGATCCCAAGGGCATCCTGGGCGGCGAGGAGCACATCGACACCATCGTGCGCAAGGGCCTCAAGCAGGACATGCCTAAGGTGTATGCCTTCATGGACCGCTTCCAGTGGGATAGCCCGGACCAGCTGCAGATGGTCATGGCCTGGAACCAGGAGCCCGACGCGGATCCCTACAAGAATGCCGTGCGCTTCATCAACGAGAATCCGAAGCTCGTGAACGGGTGGCTGGGCAAGTAA
- a CDS encoding ABC transporter permease — MTMPIIPKIPLGASIETSIDFLAEHLSFATKAFAKVVESGIDLLVGTMMFLPPWLLILLAAGLCWRLSKSRGVALFTMLGLGLIWNLGFWSPTISTIALVLVATSLAIIIGMPLGILTALSQPAYRLIMPVLDFMQTMPAFVYLIPAIPFFGLGKVAAIFSTVIFAMPPAIRLTCLGIRQVPRELVEASDAFGATRGQKLLKLQLPMAASTIMAGVNQTVMLALSMVVVAAMIGAKGLGGEVWKAIQRLDPARGFEAGLGIVIVAMIFDRVMQRIVVRKRS, encoded by the coding sequence ATGACCATGCCGATCATCCCCAAAATTCCCCTGGGCGCATCCATCGAAACGAGCATCGACTTTTTGGCCGAGCACCTGTCCTTCGCCACCAAGGCCTTTGCCAAGGTGGTGGAAAGCGGCATCGACCTGCTCGTGGGAACCATGATGTTCCTGCCGCCCTGGCTGCTTATCCTGCTTGCCGCCGGCCTGTGCTGGCGTCTGAGCAAAAGCCGCGGCGTGGCCCTGTTCACCATGCTGGGCCTGGGCCTGATCTGGAACCTGGGCTTCTGGAGCCCCACGATATCCACCATCGCCCTGGTGCTTGTGGCTACGAGCTTGGCCATCATTATCGGCATGCCGCTTGGCATCCTCACGGCCTTGAGTCAGCCGGCCTATCGCCTGATCATGCCGGTGCTGGACTTCATGCAGACCATGCCGGCCTTCGTCTACCTTATCCCGGCCATCCCATTCTTCGGCCTGGGCAAGGTGGCGGCCATCTTCTCCACGGTGATCTTCGCCATGCCGCCGGCCATCCGCCTGACCTGCCTGGGCATCCGCCAGGTGCCACGCGAGCTGGTCGAGGCCTCCGACGCCTTCGGAGCCACGCGCGGGCAGAAGCTGTTAAAGCTGCAACTGCCCATGGCCGCTTCCACCATTATGGCCGGAGTGAACCAGACGGTCATGCTGGCCCTGTCCATGGTGGTCGTCGCAGCCATGATCGGCGCCAAAGGCCTGGGCGGCGAAGTCTGGAAGGCCATCCAACGCCTGGACCCGGCGCGCGGCTTCGAGGCCGGCCTGGGCATCGTCATCGTGGCCATGATCTTCGACCGTGTCATGCAGCGGATCGTCGTGCGCAAGCGCAGCTGA
- a CDS encoding quaternary amine ABC transporter ATP-binding protein gives MAEQAIIRIQNLYKIFGTHPEKAMTMLRDGRSKDEIFRSTKQGVGVADVSFEARRGEIVVVMGLSGSGKSTLVRCINRLIEPTAGSIFIDGQDITTMTAEELRKLRQHKMSMVFQSFALFPHRTVLDNASFGLEIQGVAEEERRKRAHEALELVGLAGWEGSYPAQLSGGMQQRVGLARALAVSPDILLMDEAFSALDPLIRKDMQDELLSLQESMRKTIVFISHDLDEALKLGDRIVLMRDGRIEQCGTGEEILANPATEYVRRFVEDVDVTKAVTAGQVMKRTEAVAYGSDGPRTALRRMQKAGLSSLFVVSRDGLLKGWVTADMTDIALKNGNGRIDEIMQAEVSTVRVETPAADIIPLMAAGQSPLPVVDDRGRLVGVVVRGSLIAGLAERGGNAQ, from the coding sequence ATGGCTGAGCAAGCGATCATCCGCATCCAGAATCTCTACAAGATCTTCGGCACCCATCCCGAAAAAGCCATGACGATGCTCCGGGATGGCCGCTCCAAGGACGAAATCTTCCGCTCCACCAAACAGGGCGTAGGCGTGGCCGACGTAAGCTTCGAGGCCAGGCGCGGCGAGATCGTCGTGGTCATGGGCCTGTCCGGCAGCGGCAAGTCCACCCTGGTGCGCTGCATCAACCGCCTTATCGAGCCCACCGCCGGCAGCATCTTCATCGACGGCCAGGACATCACGACAATGACCGCCGAAGAGCTGCGCAAGCTCCGCCAGCACAAGATGAGCATGGTCTTCCAGTCCTTCGCCCTGTTCCCCCACCGCACCGTGCTGGACAACGCGTCCTTTGGCCTGGAAATCCAGGGCGTGGCCGAGGAGGAGCGCCGCAAGCGAGCCCACGAAGCCTTGGAGCTCGTGGGTCTGGCCGGCTGGGAAGGGAGCTATCCCGCGCAGCTCTCGGGCGGCATGCAGCAGCGCGTGGGTCTGGCCCGCGCCCTGGCGGTGAGCCCGGACATACTGCTTATGGACGAGGCTTTCAGCGCCCTGGACCCGCTCATCCGCAAGGACATGCAGGACGAGTTGCTGTCCCTGCAGGAATCCATGCGCAAGACCATCGTGTTCATCAGCCACGACCTCGACGAAGCCCTCAAGCTCGGCGACCGCATCGTGCTCATGCGCGACGGCCGCATCGAGCAGTGCGGAACGGGCGAGGAAATCCTGGCCAATCCGGCCACCGAATACGTGCGCCGTTTCGTGGAGGACGTGGATGTGACCAAGGCCGTGACCGCCGGCCAGGTCATGAAGCGCACCGAGGCCGTGGCCTACGGCAGTGACGGACCGCGCACCGCCCTTCGGCGCATGCAGAAGGCCGGCCTGTCCAGCTTGTTCGTGGTCTCGCGCGACGGCCTGCTCAAGGGCTGGGTCACTGCCGATATGACCGACATCGCCCTCAAGAACGGCAACGGGCGCATCGACGAGATCATGCAGGCCGAGGTTTCCACGGTGCGGGTCGAAACACCGGCCGCGGACATCATCCCGCTCATGGCCGCTGGCCAGTCGCCCCTGCCGGTCGTTGATGATCGCGGACGCCTTGTCGGCGTGGTCGTGCGCGGCTCGCTCATAGCCGGCCTGGCCGAAAGAGGAGGCAACGCGCAATGA
- a CDS encoding lipid A deacylase LpxR family protein, with product MATLPRPARATLNLCHGLWLFAFVLLSFPSVAYAQDEDDKGTLSLIYENDVFYNTDQHYTNGVRISWLSGLNDVPEFLREAAAKSLLFPEEGNARVEFALGQNMYTPSDITLTTPPEDDRPYAGWLYGSVGLIAENGKRLHQLELQVGMVGPASLAGKTQKFVHEYITYSDEPQGWDTQLPNEPTLQLTYLRSWRALAAIGDQGFGADLTPQFGLALGTVYDHVETGAMLRLGQNLMLDYGPPRIQPSPPGSGYFLSSPYFGFYLFGGAMGRAVSRNMFLDGSLFRDSRSVDKKYFVADFITGAAVTWRDYRLAYTHIFRTPEFDGETGLHEYGSLTLSVKF from the coding sequence ATGGCTACCCTCCCCAGGCCTGCGCGCGCAACGCTGAATCTCTGCCACGGCTTGTGGCTTTTCGCGTTTGTCCTGCTCAGCTTCCCCAGCGTAGCTTATGCCCAGGACGAAGACGATAAAGGCACCTTGAGCCTCATCTATGAAAACGACGTCTTCTACAACACGGACCAGCATTATACCAACGGCGTGCGTATTTCCTGGCTGTCGGGCCTGAATGACGTGCCTGAGTTCCTGCGCGAGGCGGCCGCCAAGTCCCTTCTTTTTCCCGAGGAAGGGAACGCGCGCGTGGAGTTCGCCCTTGGTCAGAACATGTACACGCCGTCGGATATCACGCTCACCACGCCGCCTGAAGACGATCGGCCCTATGCCGGCTGGTTGTATGGCTCCGTCGGCTTGATCGCGGAGAACGGCAAGCGCCTGCATCAGCTGGAACTGCAGGTCGGCATGGTCGGGCCGGCTTCCCTGGCCGGCAAGACGCAGAAGTTCGTGCACGAATACATAACCTACTCCGACGAACCTCAAGGCTGGGACACGCAGCTGCCCAACGAACCAACCCTCCAGCTGACCTACCTGCGCAGTTGGCGCGCCCTGGCCGCGATCGGCGACCAAGGATTCGGCGCGGATTTGACGCCACAGTTCGGCCTGGCCCTGGGCACGGTCTACGACCATGTCGAGACCGGAGCCATGCTGCGCCTGGGCCAGAACCTGATGCTGGACTATGGCCCGCCGCGCATCCAGCCCAGCCCTCCAGGATCAGGCTATTTCCTATCCAGTCCGTATTTCGGCTTTTACCTGTTCGGCGGAGCCATGGGCCGCGCCGTGAGCCGCAATATGTTTCTGGACGGCTCCTTGTTCCGGGACAGCCGCAGCGTGGACAAGAAATACTTCGTCGCCGACTTCATCACCGGAGCGGCCGTGACTTGGCGGGATTACCGCCTGGCTTACACCCACATATTCCGCACCCCGGAGTTCGACGGCGAGACAGGGCTCCACGAATACGGCTCCCTGACCCTCTCTGTTAAATTCTAA